The proteins below are encoded in one region of Candidatus Binataceae bacterium:
- a CDS encoding heme-binding protein, protein MIDLEQAARAAIDAIRAAAIAAGFVVAIAITDDHGDLVAAQRMEGCRPRWMRASLRKAHTAAVMDRDTQDFHAEIVRRQIDIAYYGDELFTALPGGIVVQVEGRTVAGIGVTGPTQGRDIELARHGLAAFGAALGNQKP, encoded by the coding sequence ATGATAGATTTGGAGCAGGCGGCGCGGGCTGCGATCGATGCGATTCGCGCGGCTGCGATAGCCGCCGGCTTTGTGGTCGCCATCGCGATTACTGACGACCACGGTGACCTAGTCGCGGCGCAGCGCATGGAAGGGTGCCGGCCGCGTTGGATGCGCGCCTCGCTGCGTAAGGCCCATACCGCCGCGGTGATGGATCGCGACACTCAGGACTTTCACGCTGAAATCGTGCGCCGCCAGATTGATATCGCTTACTACGGCGACGAGCTCTTTACCGCTCTGCCTGGGGGAATTGTGGTTCAGGTGGAGGGACGCACAGTGGCGGGCATTGGAGTAACCGGTCCCACCCAGGGTCGCGACATCGAGTTGGCGCGTCACGGTCTGGCTGCCTTCGGTGCTGCGCTGGGAAATCAGAAGCCTTGA
- a CDS encoding Rieske 2Fe-2S domain-containing protein, whose translation MLKPEENERLTRVGAGTPMGRLLRRYWLPAALSEELPEPDGAPVRVRMLGEDLIAFRDSEGKVGLLEAYCPHRRAPLFFGRNENCGLRCVYHGWKFDRTGACVDMPSEPPESNFKDKVTITAYPVWEGAGMVWAYMGPPELMPAPPDYELVRAPASHRCVSKTIEHCNWLQALEGGLDTSHSSFLHNNRLGDHGALRSADTAPRLEVERTDYGYTYAGIRKAGSRHYVRAYHYVMPAQQMRGRVSAWRGGGLEEIPTLNGHIWVPLDDYTTAVYNWMYAYNPEIPLSREFVLATEQQFGRAPEDLIPGTFELKRNLANNFMIDRQAQKTRTFTGIEGINTQDFAVQEGMGPIVDRSKEHLGSSDRAIAVMRQLLLEAVAAVERGEAPRGVDPVTYRDVRPVDLVVELTGPWREVLKEEMRAKF comes from the coding sequence ATGCTGAAGCCGGAAGAAAACGAACGCCTGACCCGGGTCGGGGCGGGCACTCCGATGGGCCGTCTTTTGCGTCGTTACTGGCTGCCCGCCGCGCTATCTGAGGAGCTGCCCGAGCCCGACGGTGCGCCGGTGCGGGTGCGGATGCTGGGGGAAGATTTGATCGCTTTTCGTGACAGCGAGGGCAAAGTCGGGCTGCTGGAGGCTTATTGCCCCCATCGGCGCGCGCCGCTATTTTTCGGCCGTAACGAGAATTGCGGTTTACGCTGCGTTTATCACGGTTGGAAATTCGATCGCACCGGGGCTTGCGTGGACATGCCCTCGGAGCCACCCGAAAGCAATTTCAAAGACAAGGTAACCATCACCGCCTACCCGGTTTGGGAGGGCGCAGGGATGGTGTGGGCTTATATGGGACCGCCCGAGCTGATGCCAGCGCCGCCTGACTACGAATTGGTACGGGCACCGGCCAGCCATCGCTGCGTCTCTAAAACCATTGAGCATTGCAACTGGTTGCAGGCACTTGAAGGTGGCTTGGACACCTCCCATTCCTCCTTTCTGCATAACAACCGGCTGGGTGACCACGGCGCCTTGCGCAGTGCCGATACCGCACCCCGGCTGGAAGTCGAGCGCACCGATTACGGCTACACCTATGCTGGGATCCGTAAGGCCGGTTCGCGCCACTATGTTCGGGCTTATCACTATGTGATGCCGGCGCAGCAGATGCGCGGGCGAGTCTCGGCCTGGCGAGGGGGTGGACTTGAGGAAATTCCCACCCTCAATGGCCATATCTGGGTGCCGCTCGACGACTACACTACCGCGGTTTACAACTGGATGTACGCCTACAACCCCGAGATTCCGCTCAGCCGCGAATTCGTGCTGGCCACCGAACAACAATTTGGCCGTGCTCCCGAGGATCTGATTCCAGGCACGTTCGAACTCAAGCGCAATCTGGCCAACAACTTCATGATCGATCGTCAGGCGCAAAAGACCCGCACCTTTACCGGAATCGAGGGCATCAACACCCAGGACTTCGCGGTGCAGGAAGGGATGGGGCCCATAGTCGACCGCTCCAAGGAGCATCTAGGCAGTAGCGACCGCGCGATTGCGGTTATGCGCCAACTGTTACTGGAGGCGGTTGCCGCAGTGGAACGAGGAGAAGCCCCGCGCGGGGTCGATCCGGTTACTTATCGCGACGTGCGCCCTGTGGACTTGGTGGTCGAGCTGACTGGCCCCTGGCGCGAAGTTCTCAAAGAAGAGATGAGAGCAAAGTTCTAA